The following coding sequences are from one Halobacteriovorax sp. JY17 window:
- a CDS encoding response regulator transcription factor has product MIKGKILIVEDEKNLGITLQEYLSGLGHDCRLATTASEAKASFHEGNPKIILMDIGLPDGNGLDLAREFRKVRKDFVLLFLSAQNDPETRVEGLEIGAEDYITKPFALKELVLRLNRILEHQSITNSSPDEIKVGDLKIWFKRFELENGNGEITPISQKECSILELLIRNESQATTREEIIEAVWGEDKFPSNRTVDNYIVSLRKWCETSKENAIEIKSIRGIGYKLNFNAKSVEK; this is encoded by the coding sequence ATGATTAAAGGAAAAATCCTCATTGTAGAAGATGAGAAGAATTTAGGAATTACTCTGCAGGAATACTTAAGTGGACTTGGACATGATTGTCGCCTGGCCACAACAGCATCTGAGGCGAAGGCCTCCTTTCATGAGGGTAACCCAAAAATCATTCTAATGGATATAGGACTTCCCGATGGAAATGGACTAGACCTAGCAAGAGAGTTTAGAAAAGTTCGAAAAGATTTCGTCCTCTTATTTCTCTCCGCTCAAAACGACCCTGAAACAAGAGTTGAAGGATTGGAGATAGGTGCCGAAGACTATATAACGAAGCCATTTGCCCTTAAAGAATTAGTTCTTAGACTAAATAGAATACTAGAACATCAAAGTATAACGAACTCTTCTCCAGACGAAATAAAGGTTGGAGATCTAAAAATTTGGTTTAAGAGATTTGAGCTTGAAAATGGAAATGGGGAGATCACTCCTATTTCTCAAAAGGAATGCTCTATATTAGAACTTCTTATTAGAAATGAATCTCAGGCCACGACAAGAGAAGAAATTATCGAAGCGGTTTGGGGAGAGGATAAATTCCCATCAAATAGAACTGTAGACAACTACATAGTCTCCCTAAGAAAGTGGTGTGAGACTTCAAAAGAAAATGCAATCGAAATAAAAAGTATTAGAGGGATTGGCTATAAATTAAATTTCAACGCTAAATCCGTAGAAAAATAA
- a CDS encoding uroporphyrinogen decarboxylase family protein — MGLFNDRTQVNGKTGVPVWFMRQAGRYHSHYQNIKKDSDFMTMCKTPALANEITHGPIDDFNFDAAILFSDLLFPLEQLNMGLVYNPGPILDKKIETIEDLNKLSVKAPATEYYNFQKEACTLLRNSLAKDKTLLGFVGAPFTLYSYATEGSHAGSLTSSKLGLYDGRFQGFLEKLMPELVENMCIQAEGGADAMCLFDTAVGELHIEDFKTYIIPALKSVTKAFKARYPEKKVIYYSKLTHMEYLREIQDDNIDVLGIDWRMNLASALNEFGKDYYIQGNFDPSWLHLPWEHVETNLKRMWQGLQDQNVPFEKWICGLGHGVLQHTPEDNVRNAVSYIHENFVY, encoded by the coding sequence ATGGGACTATTTAACGACAGAACACAAGTGAATGGAAAGACAGGCGTACCAGTATGGTTTATGAGACAGGCGGGAAGATATCATTCTCACTATCAGAATATAAAGAAAGACTCTGACTTTATGACTATGTGTAAGACACCTGCTCTTGCCAATGAAATTACTCACGGTCCTATTGATGACTTTAATTTCGATGCCGCGATTTTATTTTCAGATCTACTCTTCCCTCTTGAGCAACTAAATATGGGACTAGTTTATAATCCAGGGCCAATTCTTGATAAGAAAATTGAAACCATTGAAGATCTTAACAAGCTAAGTGTCAAAGCTCCTGCTACAGAGTATTATAACTTTCAAAAAGAGGCCTGTACTCTACTTAGAAACTCACTAGCGAAAGATAAGACGCTTCTAGGTTTTGTTGGTGCTCCTTTCACTCTCTATTCATATGCAACAGAGGGAAGCCACGCAGGAAGTCTTACAAGTTCCAAACTAGGTCTCTACGATGGACGCTTTCAAGGCTTCCTTGAAAAGCTTATGCCAGAATTAGTAGAAAATATGTGTATTCAAGCAGAAGGTGGAGCAGATGCGATGTGCCTCTTTGACACTGCTGTTGGAGAATTACATATAGAAGACTTTAAGACTTATATTATTCCGGCCCTAAAATCTGTGACCAAAGCATTTAAGGCCAGATATCCAGAAAAGAAAGTTATCTACTACTCAAAGCTTACTCATATGGAATACCTAAGAGAAATCCAAGACGATAATATTGATGTTCTAGGAATTGACTGGAGAATGAATCTAGCAAGTGCACTCAACGAGTTTGGAAAAGACTACTATATCCAAGGGAATTTTGACCCTAGCTGGCTACATCTTCCATGGGAGCATGTTGAAACAAATTTAAAGAGAATGTGGCAAGGTCTTCAAGACCAGAATGTTCCTTTTGAGAAGTGGATTTGTGGTCTAGGTCACGGAGTTCTTCAACATACTCCAGAAGATAACGTGAGAAACGCTGTTTCCTATATCCACGAGAACTTCGTCTATTAA
- a CDS encoding HAMP domain-containing sensor histidine kinase translates to MKKNKSLLLLTTLLVTTTLALATWWTYLLYVFGDKFEELSRTMPELGLRVNIIRMLKWEASTFIILILFLTVSFLVVFFKDHRKTKALQSFFASLTHELKTPLASIRLQSEVITDVAESLESAQLVKLTSRLIEDTANLETQMDKILQLSRLERGGTVNLRPIDLIKIIKKVSNNYKVLYRIELTEESVSEVMGDELAIELIIKNLFENTKNHTKTETISIKLVEETANNIIRLHYKDQGTFSGDRSKLGMIFYKYDSKKGSGIGLYLIRKFMSLMKGQAIFHGENSLETELIFTKAQL, encoded by the coding sequence TTGAAAAAGAATAAGAGTCTCCTCCTATTAACAACGCTTCTAGTGACCACTACGCTTGCTCTTGCAACATGGTGGACATACTTACTCTATGTCTTTGGTGACAAGTTTGAAGAACTATCTAGAACCATGCCGGAACTAGGTCTTAGAGTAAATATAATTAGAATGCTAAAATGGGAAGCTTCAACCTTCATCATTTTAATTCTCTTTTTAACCGTAAGCTTCTTAGTCGTCTTCTTTAAAGATCATAGAAAAACTAAGGCACTACAATCTTTCTTTGCTAGTCTTACCCATGAGCTTAAAACACCTCTGGCGAGTATTAGACTTCAATCGGAAGTGATTACCGACGTAGCAGAATCTTTAGAGAGCGCTCAACTAGTAAAGCTTACCAGTCGGCTTATAGAAGACACGGCAAATCTTGAAACACAAATGGACAAAATTCTACAGCTCTCACGACTTGAAAGAGGTGGGACGGTAAACTTAAGACCAATTGATCTAATAAAGATAATCAAAAAGGTTTCAAATAATTACAAGGTGCTCTATAGAATTGAACTTACAGAAGAGAGCGTTAGTGAAGTCATGGGTGACGAGTTGGCCATTGAGCTTATTATTAAGAACCTCTTTGAAAATACAAAGAATCACACTAAGACGGAAACAATAAGTATTAAGTTGGTGGAAGAGACGGCCAACAATATCATTAGACTCCACTATAAAGATCAAGGGACGTTCTCAGGAGATCGTTCGAAACTTGGAATGATCTTCTATAAGTACGACAGTAAGAAAGGTAGTGGAATCGGACTCTACCTAATTAGAAAGTTCATGTCTCTTATGAAAGGACAGGCCATATTTCACGGTGAGAACTCACTAGAAACCGAACTTATTTTCACTAAGGCCCAACTATGA
- a CDS encoding glutamate-1-semialdehyde 2,1-aminomutase codes for MTTQSELFEKSKELVPGGVHSPVRSFKGLHTTPRFIKKSHGAMIEDVDGKDYIDFCMSFGPLVLGHKDEDVEKSLVGALSRGWSYGTCEPYSLDLAEYLLSKLDFVDQIRFVNSGTEAVMTALRLARGTTGKDKIIKFNGCYHGHTDSMLIKAGSGLAGTSEASSAGVPKGISDDTLVLELGDREGIEQCFKDHPGQIAAIIIEPLPANNGLLIQDQSFLEYLREVTTKNEALLIFDEVISGFRVAFGGMSELTEITPDIVTYGKIIGGGLPVGAIAAKKEIMNNLAPIGNVYQAGTLSANPLAMVGGLETLKKMTPAAYEKLNQNASRIIDVFSKWLQEYNDGEFSHYSLTGHSSLFWIVAGNDINCMNKIPADITEKFNPLFETLLNKGIYLSPNAYEVGFVSLAHDEKVIAELEKRLWN; via the coding sequence ATGACTACTCAAAGTGAATTATTTGAAAAATCAAAAGAATTAGTACCTGGTGGAGTACACTCACCTGTTAGAAGTTTCAAAGGACTTCATACAACTCCAAGATTCATTAAGAAATCCCACGGGGCAATGATTGAAGATGTTGACGGAAAAGACTATATAGATTTCTGCATGAGTTTTGGCCCACTAGTTCTTGGTCACAAAGATGAAGACGTTGAAAAGAGTCTCGTTGGCGCTCTATCAAGAGGCTGGAGCTACGGAACTTGTGAGCCGTACTCACTAGATCTCGCTGAATACCTTCTTTCAAAATTAGACTTTGTTGATCAAATACGTTTTGTAAACTCTGGAACAGAGGCCGTAATGACGGCCCTCAGACTTGCCAGAGGAACAACAGGTAAAGATAAGATTATAAAATTCAATGGTTGTTATCATGGTCACACAGATAGCATGCTCATTAAAGCTGGCTCTGGCTTAGCGGGAACAAGCGAAGCTTCTAGTGCAGGTGTTCCAAAGGGAATATCAGACGATACTCTTGTTCTAGAGCTTGGTGACAGAGAAGGTATTGAGCAATGTTTCAAAGATCACCCAGGCCAAATTGCTGCCATAATTATCGAACCTCTTCCGGCCAATAATGGTCTACTCATTCAAGATCAAAGCTTCCTTGAATATTTGAGAGAAGTTACAACAAAGAATGAAGCTCTACTTATTTTTGATGAAGTGATCTCAGGTTTTAGAGTAGCTTTTGGTGGAATGAGTGAATTAACAGAAATAACTCCTGATATCGTGACTTATGGAAAAATTATCGGTGGAGGACTTCCTGTTGGCGCTATTGCCGCCAAGAAAGAAATCATGAATAACCTCGCTCCTATTGGAAATGTCTATCAAGCGGGAACTCTTAGTGCCAATCCTTTAGCAATGGTTGGTGGACTTGAAACTCTTAAGAAAATGACCCCTGCGGCCTATGAGAAATTAAATCAGAATGCAAGTAGGATAATTGATGTTTTCTCAAAATGGTTACAAGAATATAACGACGGAGAATTTTCTCACTACTCTCTAACGGGTCATAGTTCACTTTTTTGGATTGTTGCTGGTAATGATATTAATTGTATGAATAAAATTCCTGCTGATATTACGGAGAAGTTCAACCCACTTTTTGAAACTCTTTTAAACAAGGGAATCTATCTTTCTCCAAATGCCTATGAAGTAGGATTTGTTAGTCTTGCTCACGATGAGAAAGTTATAGCAGAATTAGAAAAGAGGCTTTGGAATTAA
- a CDS encoding Na/Pi symporter codes for MIPIERIWPLLGGVALFIFAINFLVLSMQSLSGELLRGLNARTVIRSRNSFLMGLLSGASVLSVYSCTNMILGLVNSGIVRFSISALFIMGVNLGASAFPWLFTFDLSHWSYLFLFVGAVGHFFIRILAVKLLSRVILGIGFLYLGLDLCITFFNSDTLVISTILVESNNFLFLAIAIILGVVVSYFLNSTVLLIGLFMAFFYTHNISVELSCAVLAGAALGPCIKLFLNSKKGNIEGQRSALFNIFLNSLSIPVTLIYLTFFSSSLKLIQSYVGINLVLPFFYTTLNAVNIILALIFFKFIRDSIFKMIPSPEVKIPQRLLAFGRSDELIPATSLWQAHKEMYKLKSIVDRMFDHAEIYISDIESSPRQLAKIKKYEDITDRICSEMSEFIQTLMENSLNSSQAKEALSILFVAKEFESIADYLNDFVTHKTKLSIEESLSKEDLAKIADLLSKVRSFYELCCENLGAGVKSDNSDMQRMSLSLKDECEELRHGRVNHTLIYSDIVISLRKVRSHSYGLYLAR; via the coding sequence ATGATCCCCATAGAACGCATCTGGCCCCTCTTAGGTGGTGTTGCTCTCTTTATTTTTGCTATAAACTTTCTTGTTCTTTCGATGCAGTCTCTCTCTGGCGAGCTTCTGCGCGGACTAAATGCTAGAACGGTTATTAGATCGAGAAATTCATTTCTGATGGGACTTCTTAGTGGAGCGAGTGTTCTAAGTGTTTACTCGTGCACTAATATGATTCTAGGTTTAGTTAATTCTGGAATTGTAAGATTTAGTATTTCTGCACTCTTTATAATGGGTGTAAATCTCGGTGCCTCAGCTTTTCCTTGGCTCTTTACCTTTGATCTCTCTCATTGGTCTTATCTCTTTCTCTTCGTTGGGGCCGTTGGTCATTTCTTTATTAGAATACTCGCAGTAAAGTTACTCTCTAGAGTTATTCTTGGTATTGGATTTCTCTATCTTGGACTTGATCTGTGTATCACATTTTTTAATTCAGACACACTGGTCATTTCGACAATACTTGTAGAAAGTAATAATTTTCTCTTTCTCGCTATCGCGATTATTCTTGGTGTTGTGGTTTCTTATTTTCTAAATAGTACAGTGCTCTTAATCGGTCTCTTTATGGCCTTCTTTTATACTCATAATATTTCAGTAGAACTCTCATGTGCTGTTCTTGCTGGAGCGGCACTAGGCCCTTGTATTAAACTTTTCTTAAACTCTAAGAAAGGTAATATCGAAGGACAGAGATCGGCACTCTTTAATATCTTTTTAAACTCTCTATCTATTCCAGTAACACTGATTTATTTAACGTTCTTTTCAAGTAGCTTAAAGTTAATTCAATCGTATGTAGGAATAAATCTAGTTCTACCTTTCTTTTATACAACGTTAAATGCTGTAAATATTATTCTAGCTCTGATCTTCTTTAAATTTATAAGAGATTCAATTTTTAAAATGATTCCAAGTCCAGAGGTTAAAATACCTCAAAGGCTTTTAGCGTTTGGAAGATCTGATGAACTCATTCCTGCGACCTCTCTATGGCAAGCGCATAAAGAGATGTATAAACTTAAAAGCATTGTTGATCGTATGTTTGATCACGCTGAAATTTATATTAGCGATATTGAAAGTAGTCCAAGACAGCTTGCCAAAATTAAGAAATATGAAGATATAACGGATAGGATTTGTAGTGAGATGAGTGAGTTTATTCAAACTCTCATGGAAAATTCTCTCAATTCATCACAGGCCAAGGAGGCCCTCTCTATTTTATTTGTAGCAAAAGAATTTGAAAGTATCGCTGACTACTTAAATGATTTCGTGACACATAAGACGAAGCTCTCAATTGAGGAATCTCTCTCTAAAGAAGATTTAGCGAAAATTGCAGATCTACTCTCTAAAGTTAGATCTTTCTATGAACTCTGCTGTGAAAATTTAGGAGCAGGAGTGAAAAGCGATAATAGCGATATGCAAAGAATGTCACTCTCTTTAAAAGACGAGTGCGAGGAACTTAGACATGGTCGCGTGAATCACACACTTATCTATTCAGATATTGTCATCTCTCTTCGAAAAGTAAGATCTCATAGTTATGGGCTTTATCTCGCGAGATAG
- a CDS encoding coproporphyrinogen-III oxidase family protein has translation MGQNLKDLLVNFHSHGRRYSYYPSLPTWSGNEEKELIIESLNLKETNLYIHIPYCSSLCTFCGCNIKITKSKEQFTTYIEKILVEWKNYKNKNPNISLSSIYLGGGTPTYLELEDLKFLIDSILRDTEVSTDFIGTVETDPRVPQAEKLRYLAGVGFNSISIGVQDTNRETLLNVNRDQSFDQVRELVSFSREIGFSEVNLDLIYGLPFQTKKTFTKTIEDIIELSPDRIANYPLAKVPWQMDLQNALGIYKPLGVYEMYDLYILSDEILKKNGYKLLGMGHYSLSSENYNRNITGYTRAKDTSLIALGTSAISNTSDYLFQNDKILEKYMLSPNSAIKSHKKSELEKSLEVLFSQVNCLSIITKGLMEVCFTPPQLERIKKSLTHLKNHDILIEQENAYQITDFGKHFNKTICQTFEIF, from the coding sequence ATGGGTCAAAACCTAAAAGATCTATTGGTTAATTTCCACTCCCACGGAAGAAGGTATAGCTACTATCCCTCTCTTCCAACTTGGAGTGGAAACGAAGAAAAAGAACTTATAATTGAAAGTTTAAATTTAAAAGAGACCAATCTCTATATTCACATCCCCTACTGTTCATCTCTTTGTACATTCTGCGGCTGCAATATAAAGATCACAAAATCTAAAGAACAATTCACCACCTATATTGAAAAAATTCTGGTAGAGTGGAAGAACTACAAAAATAAAAACCCTAATATAAGCCTCTCATCCATCTATCTAGGAGGAGGAACTCCTACATACTTAGAGCTTGAGGACTTGAAGTTTCTGATTGATTCCATTCTAAGAGATACCGAAGTGTCTACAGACTTCATAGGGACAGTTGAAACAGACCCGCGGGTTCCACAGGCCGAGAAGCTAAGATACCTAGCAGGAGTTGGATTTAACTCTATCAGCATAGGTGTACAAGACACCAATAGAGAAACACTACTAAATGTAAATAGAGACCAAAGTTTCGATCAAGTACGCGAACTTGTAAGTTTTTCTAGAGAGATTGGTTTTTCGGAAGTTAATTTAGACCTAATCTATGGCCTTCCTTTTCAGACGAAGAAAACTTTTACAAAGACTATTGAAGATATTATCGAGCTCTCTCCAGACAGGATTGCCAACTACCCTCTTGCAAAAGTTCCATGGCAAATGGACTTACAAAATGCACTGGGAATCTATAAGCCCTTAGGTGTCTATGAGATGTATGACCTCTATATTCTTTCTGATGAAATTCTTAAAAAAAATGGTTACAAGCTTCTTGGAATGGGACACTACAGTCTTTCAAGTGAAAACTATAATAGAAATATTACTGGATATACTAGAGCGAAAGATACCTCTCTCATTGCCCTAGGGACTTCGGCTATATCCAACACTAGTGATTACTTATTTCAAAATGATAAAATACTTGAGAAATATATGCTCTCTCCTAATTCTGCTATAAAATCTCATAAGAAATCAGAATTAGAAAAAAGTCTTGAAGTCTTATTCTCCCAAGTAAATTGCCTTTCAATTATTACAAAAGGCCTTATGGAAGTATGTTTTACACCTCCTCAATTAGAGCGAATAAAAAAGTCTCTTACTCATTTAAAGAATCATGACATTCTCATCGAACAAGAAAATGCATATCAAATCACTGATTTTGGAAAACACTTCAACAAAACCATTTGTCAGACTTTTGAAATATTCTAG
- a CDS encoding helix-turn-helix transcriptional regulator gives MSDKVSIINDSKKIASMIKEIRKQRKITQTELADYAGLSRAGIAKIESGASDIKLSTLISIANLLGLDLYLKGRGSERGE, from the coding sequence ATGAGTGATAAAGTATCAATTATAAATGACAGTAAAAAGATAGCATCAATGATTAAAGAAATCAGAAAGCAAAGAAAGATCACACAGACTGAGCTTGCTGATTATGCAGGCTTATCACGAGCAGGAATCGCAAAGATTGAATCTGGCGCAAGTGACATAAAGCTTTCAACATTGATCTCTATCGCAAACTTACTTGGCCTTGATCTTTATTTAAAAGGTAGAGGTAGTGAGCGAGGAGAGTAG
- a CDS encoding MATE family efflux transporter: protein MQGQDLTNGHIPKQLWSLAWPMMLSMFFHSLYNLVDAFWVAKLSASAIAAVSISQIVLFVMISLAMGVSVGTAVLVGQNIGANKKDLAERILGQGYLLTIFAALFFTAIILIFKNKLLVISGAVGDILPLAQPYFTVVTSGSIFTFLMMMTSISFNAQGDNFTMTKLFAVSTLVNTILDPLLIFGYGGFPELGIAGAAYATLISQVVFLILALRLLMKPTMMVPLKLKLLQLEWSSVKSVINIGLPASLNQVLNPLGFSALMFFVSASFYEAGAAAFSIGFRIEFFAFIPAIGFGFGAMSLIGQNIGAGKHERVREVLKFAVYFGSGAALVFSLLSFLFAPYIVGVFTSDPLVTDYALQYFRVVPIGYVFFAIAFIEANIFQGIGRSWPGFWITFSRIGIALSLTVVSLQIFSLEIWSVWISIVIGSIIASSFGLVWVRRALATARPKEVAPDYVLKGEENLTPPIG, encoded by the coding sequence ATGCAAGGACAAGATTTAACAAACGGACATATTCCAAAGCAACTTTGGTCTCTTGCATGGCCTATGATGCTTTCGATGTTTTTTCATTCTCTTTATAATTTAGTTGATGCTTTTTGGGTTGCTAAACTTTCTGCTTCGGCCATCGCCGCAGTATCAATCTCTCAAATCGTTTTATTTGTTATGATCAGTTTAGCTATGGGAGTATCTGTTGGAACAGCAGTTTTAGTTGGTCAAAATATTGGTGCTAATAAAAAAGACCTAGCAGAGCGTATTCTTGGACAAGGTTATTTATTAACAATTTTTGCAGCGCTATTTTTTACAGCAATTATTTTAATCTTTAAAAATAAGCTCCTTGTTATCTCTGGCGCAGTTGGGGATATACTACCTCTTGCTCAACCATACTTTACTGTTGTTACCTCTGGGTCAATCTTTACATTTTTGATGATGATGACATCCATTTCTTTTAATGCTCAAGGTGATAATTTCACGATGACAAAACTCTTCGCTGTTTCGACATTGGTAAATACTATACTTGATCCTCTTTTGATTTTTGGTTATGGAGGATTCCCAGAACTTGGTATTGCTGGCGCAGCCTATGCAACGCTTATCTCACAAGTCGTATTTCTAATTTTAGCGTTGAGACTTTTAATGAAACCAACGATGATGGTTCCACTTAAGTTGAAACTCTTACAACTAGAGTGGAGTTCAGTTAAAAGTGTTATTAATATTGGATTACCTGCTTCTTTGAATCAAGTTTTAAACCCTCTTGGTTTTTCTGCTTTAATGTTCTTTGTCTCAGCTTCTTTTTATGAGGCTGGGGCCGCTGCATTTTCAATTGGTTTTCGAATTGAGTTCTTTGCCTTTATTCCCGCCATTGGATTTGGTTTTGGTGCAATGTCTTTGATAGGACAGAATATAGGAGCAGGTAAGCATGAGCGAGTTCGCGAAGTGTTGAAATTTGCAGTTTACTTTGGTTCTGGAGCAGCGCTAGTATTTAGTTTACTATCATTTCTCTTTGCGCCTTATATAGTAGGAGTTTTTACTAGTGACCCACTTGTAACTGATTATGCACTTCAATACTTTAGAGTTGTTCCTATTGGGTATGTTTTTTTCGCGATAGCTTTTATAGAAGCAAATATCTTTCAAGGAATAGGACGTTCATGGCCAGGGTTTTGGATCACTTTTAGTCGTATTGGAATTGCTCTATCTCTTACTGTCGTTAGCCTTCAAATATTCTCACTTGAGATTTGGTCTGTATGGATTTCCATTGTCATCGGTAGCATTATTGCATCTTCATTTGGTCTCGTATGGGTTAGACGTGCTCTTGCAACAGCACGGCCGAAAGAAGTCGCACCAGATTATGTTTTGAAAGGCGAAGAAAATTTAACGCCACCCATAGGCTAA
- the hemC gene encoding hydroxymethylbilane synthase has product MSKKIYKIGTRGSLLAVTQCTQVKEELEKLTGDEFVLEIIKTQGDLITDKPLWQLDGKDFFTKELDEALLRKNVDMVVHSYKDLGSERPEGIKLAAITKRHFAHDILFIRNETIPKINSMNTFTVGTSSPRRIVNLESGLKEFLPANSVKVETKMLRGNVNTRIGKLVKGEYDAIVLALPGIERLAHSENSLKELEVLLKDLNYMILPQSEFPSAASQGALAIECNEENTELLEKLKLIEDKDTVSEVSRERSAFKSYGGGCHLAVGINVRKSGLNYIHIHKGRADDKEISEYQLESVSETFQGDKSKVFIGMPSSKDANSEYLFDELITKVPTSPIEIAEKSDFFVTSKYCIDQLEHSRSSIQNLWAAGTRTMKELTQRGFWVNGTSNSLGHDELEILRSSKCIQVMNKKKELKVLTHRDSKSNHGEIIGCYDRNLNHISDEYREKLLKTEIFFWTSFNQYLEFVRLIPAIKDRFHCAGLGKTKNRFEAEGIRVKTFIGVRDFKNWIKE; this is encoded by the coding sequence TTGTCTAAGAAAATATATAAGATTGGAACGAGAGGAAGTCTTCTCGCAGTCACTCAATGTACACAAGTAAAAGAAGAATTAGAGAAACTAACTGGTGATGAGTTTGTTCTTGAGATTATTAAAACTCAAGGAGATCTCATAACTGACAAACCTCTCTGGCAACTTGATGGGAAGGACTTCTTTACTAAAGAATTAGACGAAGCTCTCCTTAGAAAGAATGTAGACATGGTTGTTCACTCCTATAAAGACCTTGGAAGTGAAAGACCTGAAGGTATCAAGCTCGCGGCGATCACCAAGAGACACTTTGCTCACGACATTCTCTTTATAAGAAATGAAACGATTCCAAAAATAAATTCAATGAATACTTTTACTGTAGGGACAAGCTCTCCAAGGCGAATCGTCAATCTCGAATCAGGGCTTAAAGAGTTTCTTCCAGCGAACTCAGTAAAAGTTGAAACAAAGATGCTTCGAGGAAATGTAAATACTAGAATTGGAAAGCTTGTAAAAGGTGAATACGACGCGATTGTTCTCGCTCTTCCTGGAATTGAAAGACTCGCTCACAGTGAGAATTCTTTAAAAGAGCTAGAAGTTTTACTTAAAGACTTAAATTATATGATTCTTCCTCAGAGTGAATTCCCTTCGGCGGCGTCTCAAGGGGCATTGGCGATAGAGTGTAATGAAGAAAATACTGAACTTCTAGAGAAGTTAAAACTCATAGAAGATAAAGATACTGTAAGTGAAGTTAGTAGAGAGAGATCGGCCTTTAAGAGCTATGGTGGTGGTTGTCACTTAGCAGTTGGAATCAACGTTAGAAAATCTGGTCTAAATTATATTCACATACATAAAGGAAGAGCGGACGACAAAGAAATTAGTGAATATCAACTAGAGTCAGTTTCTGAAACTTTTCAAGGTGATAAGTCTAAAGTCTTTATTGGAATGCCTTCATCAAAGGACGCAAATTCGGAGTATCTCTTTGATGAGTTGATTACCAAAGTACCAACCTCTCCTATAGAGATTGCAGAAAAGTCAGATTTCTTTGTAACGAGTAAGTACTGTATAGATCAACTTGAACACTCAAGAAGCTCTATTCAAAATCTATGGGCGGCGGGGACTAGAACCATGAAAGAATTAACTCAGAGAGGTTTCTGGGTTAATGGGACAAGTAATTCTCTAGGACATGATGAATTAGAAATTCTTAGAAGCTCAAAATGTATTCAAGTCATGAACAAAAAGAAAGAGTTAAAAGTTTTAACTCATAGAGACTCAAAATCGAATCACGGAGAAATCATTGGTTGCTACGATAGAAACCTAAACCATATCTCTGATGAGTATAGAGAAAAACTTTTAAAGACAGAAATATTCTTCTGGACGAGCTTTAATCAATATCTAGAGTTTGTAAGATTAATACCAGCGATTAAAGATAGATTTCACTGCGCAGGACTTGGAAAAACAAAGAATCGTTTTGAAGCAGAAGGAATCAGAGTCAAAACATTTATAGGTGTGAGAGATTTTAAAAATTGGATTAAGGAATAA